From the Calonectris borealis chromosome 12, bCalBor7.hap1.2, whole genome shotgun sequence genome, one window contains:
- the NOB1 gene encoding RNA-binding protein NOB1 translates to MGRADMARVAHVVADTGAFLSAAPLQDIAQNLYTVPEVLAEIRDRPTRRRLAALPCPLRLRRPRPDVLRLVTDFSKKTGDYPSLSAADLQVLALTCQLQAETDGPGCLRWEPQDKVRLSSTPRHPEAPLHLAGFHLPAKHKRPGKGQRQPSPERSTVPSESDEFSSFLYWRAPLPSIEEELQELLKAQAVSVSPESTEEHQSSEDGASAEEEEDEEESDDEGWITPSNLKQVQQDLGHCDTAPVGVQVGCVTTDFAMQNVLLQMGLHVLAVNGMLIRQARSYILRCHGCFKTTSDMTKVFCPHCGNKTLKKVAVSISDDGSLHMHFSRNPKVLNPRGLRYPLPAPKGGKHANNPHLVEDQPFPQQRLSRKARQKTNVFDPDYVAGVSPFAENDIYSRAANLQIRDAALGAGRRRLNPNAVTKKFVKRR, encoded by the exons ATGGGGCGCGCGGACATGGCGCGCGTGGCGCACGTCGTGGCCGACACCGGCGCCTTCCTCAGCGCCGCCCCGCTGCAG GACATCGCGCAGAACCTGTACACCGTGCCCGAGGTGCTGGCCGAGATCCGCGACAGGCCGACGCGCCGCCGCCTGgccgcgctgccctgcccgctgcgcctccgccgcccgcggcccgacGTCCTGCGCCTCG tgACCGACTTCTCCAAGAAGACCGGGGACTACCCCAGCCTCTCGGCCGCCGACCTGCAGGTGCTCGCCCTCACCTGCCAGCTGCAGGCCGAGACCGACGGCCCCGGCTGCCTCCGCTGGGAGCCCCAGGACAAG GTGCGGCTCAGCTCCACCCCGCGGCACCCCGAGGCCCCCCTGCACCTCGCCGGCTTCCATCTGCCTGCCAAG CACAAGCGCCCAGGGAAAGGCCAGCGTCAGCCCAGCCCCGAGAGGAGCACGGTCCCATCTGAGAGCGACGAGTTCAGCTCCTTCCTCTACTGGCGAGCCCCCCTGCCGAGCATtgaggaggagctgcaggagctgctg AAAGCTCAGGCTGTCTCCGTTAGCCCAGAGAGCACTGAGGAGCACCAGAGCTCTGAGGATGGGGCCagtgctgaggaagaggaggacgaggaggagagtGATGACGAGGGTTGGATAACACCCAGCAACCTCAAGCAGGTCCAGCAGGACTTGGGGCACTGTGACACTGCTCCCGTCGGCGTCCAGGTCGGCTGCGTCACCACTGACTTTGCCAtgcag AATGTGCTGCTGCAGATGGGCCTCCACGTGCTGGCGGTGAACGGCATGCTGATCCGCCAGGCCAGGAGCTACATCCTCCGCTGCCACGGCTGCTTCAA GACCACTTCGGACATGACCAAGGTTTTCTGTCCCCACTGCGGTAACAAGACCCTGAAGAAGGTTGCAGTGAGCATCAGCGATGACGGGAGCCTCCACATGCATTTCTCCCGCAACCCCAAGGTGCTGAACCCCCGAGGGCTCAGG TACCCGCTGCCGGCCCCGAAAGGAGGGAAGCACGCCAACAACCCTCACCTGGTGGAAGACCAGCCCTTCCCGCAGCAGCGGCTGTCCCGCAAGGCCAGGCAGAAGACCAACGTCTTCGACCCTGACTACGTTGCCGGGGTCTCGCCCTTTGCAGAAAACGACATCTACAGCCGCGCGGCCAATCTGCAAATCCGGGACGCGGCGCTGGGCGCTGGCAGGAGGCGCCTGAACCCCAACGCCGTGACGAAGAAGTTCGTGAAGAGGCGGTGA